The Paraburkholderia acidisoli genome contains a region encoding:
- a CDS encoding FAD-dependent monooxygenase produces MTVASSLAPVLVVGAGPTGLAAAMSLARAQVPVRIIDRAPEPARHSRAIGVQARTLELFEQHRCVEPFLDLGHRAHVANLYSNGQRRARLDFDPLLTRYPYLIFIDQTVTERILTEHLATLGVEIERGVELLEFTQGSAGVNADLRYANGRHEVLRCAYLIAADGAHSTVRHRLGMQFEGETMAQSFLLADLALTTPWPEDEFHVFASGDGLAALFPFGRGRFRLIADHKAMLPAAPEGTIPVPTLDECRAIVQQRVHHPVSVSDMTWGSYFGINSRMVKQLREQRTFFVGDAAHVHSPAGAQGMNTGIQEAFNLGWKLARVHALGAPERLLDTYHAERYPIERLVLQQTSFMTQLVEADHGPLKLLRERVMPALVALGPLRDAARQAVSELSIQYRRSPLTLDRTLDGGPRAGERAPDALVHVVDGPLGPSPGKGRIFDLHDPACFSLFVLVDEDTPAEQRAMLERFVEAVERLFPQALRVWRIAGLPPGETPRAGEGGPSLDESYGRTRPAFYLVRPDGYICTRGRPASDLNALLRHCETWFAPTRYTASAPAAPIDPDA; encoded by the coding sequence ATGACCGTGGCTTCTTCCCTCGCGCCCGTGCTCGTCGTGGGCGCGGGACCGACCGGCCTCGCCGCCGCAATGAGTCTCGCGCGCGCCCAGGTTCCCGTGCGTATCATCGACCGCGCGCCCGAACCGGCGCGGCATTCGCGCGCGATCGGCGTGCAGGCGCGCACGCTCGAACTGTTCGAGCAGCACCGCTGCGTCGAGCCGTTTCTCGATCTCGGGCATCGCGCGCACGTCGCGAATCTCTATTCCAACGGTCAGCGCCGTGCGCGGCTCGATTTCGATCCGCTCCTCACGCGCTATCCCTATCTGATCTTCATCGATCAAACCGTCACCGAACGTATCCTGACCGAGCATCTCGCCACGCTCGGCGTGGAGATCGAGCGCGGCGTGGAGCTGCTGGAATTCACGCAAGGCTCGGCGGGCGTGAACGCGGATCTGCGCTACGCCAATGGCCGTCACGAAGTGCTGCGCTGCGCGTATCTGATCGCCGCCGACGGCGCGCACAGCACGGTGCGGCATCGGCTCGGCATGCAGTTCGAGGGCGAGACCATGGCGCAGTCGTTTCTGCTCGCCGACCTCGCACTGACCACGCCGTGGCCCGAAGACGAATTCCATGTCTTCGCGTCGGGCGACGGGCTCGCCGCGCTATTTCCGTTCGGCCGGGGCCGTTTTCGCCTGATCGCCGATCACAAGGCGATGCTGCCCGCCGCGCCCGAAGGCACGATTCCGGTGCCCACGCTCGACGAGTGCCGCGCGATCGTCCAGCAGCGCGTGCATCATCCGGTTTCGGTCTCGGACATGACATGGGGCTCGTACTTCGGCATCAACAGCCGCATGGTGAAGCAGTTGCGCGAGCAGCGGACCTTCTTCGTCGGCGACGCGGCGCACGTGCATAGCCCGGCGGGCGCGCAGGGCATGAACACGGGCATTCAGGAAGCGTTCAACCTGGGGTGGAAACTCGCGCGCGTGCATGCGCTCGGCGCGCCCGAACGCCTGCTCGACACCTATCACGCCGAGCGTTACCCGATCGAGCGTCTCGTGCTGCAACAAACGAGCTTCATGACACAGCTCGTGGAAGCCGATCACGGCCCGCTCAAGCTGTTGCGCGAACGCGTGATGCCGGCGCTCGTCGCGCTCGGGCCGTTGCGCGACGCCGCGCGCCAGGCCGTGAGCGAACTGTCGATCCAGTATCGCCGCAGCCCGCTCACGCTCGATCGCACGCTCGACGGCGGCCCGCGCGCGGGCGAACGCGCGCCCGATGCGCTCGTGCATGTCGTCGACGGACCGCTCGGGCCGTCGCCCGGCAAAGGCCGCATCTTCGATCTGCACGATCCCGCGTGCTTTTCGCTGTTCGTGCTGGTGGACGAAGACACGCCGGCCGAGCAGCGCGCGATGCTGGAACGCTTCGTGGAAGCGGTCGAGCGCCTCTTTCCGCAAGCGTTGCGCGTATGGCGTATTGCCGGCTTGCCGCCGGGCGAAACGCCGCGGGCGGGCGAGGGCGGTCCGTCGCTCGACGAGTCGTACGGGCGCACGCGTCCCGCGTTCTATCTCGTGCGGCCCGACGGCTACATCTGCACGCGCGGGCGCCCCGCGTCGGATCTCAACGCGCTGTTGCGCCACTGCGAGACGTGGTTCGCGCCAACGCGTTACACCGCCTCGGCGCCCGCCGCGCCAATCGATCCCGACGCGTAA
- a CDS encoding ArsR/SmtB family transcription factor, with amino-acid sequence MILMTDAAAPLSADDERIMPLADLFRLLGDATRLRIVLACVQQRRAVGAIAEALGLSPSLVSHHLRLLRAARIVRAERMGKQVFYVAADAHISAMLGGMLEHVAEPATHWQESA; translated from the coding sequence ATGATTCTCATGACCGACGCCGCCGCGCCGCTTTCCGCCGACGACGAGCGCATCATGCCGCTCGCCGACCTGTTCCGCCTGCTGGGCGACGCCACGCGGCTGCGCATCGTGCTCGCGTGCGTGCAGCAGCGGCGCGCGGTGGGCGCGATTGCGGAAGCGCTCGGCTTGTCGCCGTCGCTCGTGAGCCATCATCTGCGGCTATTGCGCGCGGCGCGCATCGTGCGCGCGGAACGCATGGGCAAGCAGGTGTTCTACGTCGCCGCCGACGCGCATATCAGCGCCATGCTCGGCGGCATGCTCGAGCACGTGGCCGAACCGGCCACGCATTGGCAGGAGAGCGCATGA
- a CDS encoding cation diffusion facilitator family transporter — MTSLKPGFNPSSGRTPAEGSDHADHADHADHADHADHADRPHQAEQRDDEHAPVWLDDDAAHAHDDHAGHAGHAHDHARDEHRAHDKHDHPDHDHARGGHHHHHHGAPAAGHGRAFAIAVALNVVIVIVQAIYGVLAQSTALLADAGHNLSDVLGLLLAWGAAWLATKRPSARFTFGLGSSSILASLANAALLLVACGAILAEALGRLLHPASVAGFDVFVVALVGMLVNGFSAWLFMRGQKEDLNVRGAFLHMAADAGVSAAVAVSGLVILATGASWVDPVMSIAVVLVILYGTWGLLRESVRLALAAVPENVDIVEVRAFLSRQEGVVDVHDLHVWALSTTGCALTAHLVMPAGHPGDAALDAMVASLGTRFGMRHVTLQVDLGTTVHRCALETPVAANPAPHGH; from the coding sequence ATGACGAGCCTCAAACCAGGCTTTAACCCGAGCTCCGGCCGTACACCGGCCGAGGGTTCCGATCACGCCGATCACGCCGATCACGCCGATCACGCCGATCACGCCGATCACGCCGATCGGCCGCATCAAGCCGAACAACGCGACGACGAGCACGCGCCCGTGTGGCTGGACGACGACGCGGCGCACGCGCACGACGATCACGCGGGTCATGCCGGTCATGCGCACGATCACGCTCGCGACGAACACCGCGCGCACGACAAACACGACCACCCCGACCACGACCACGCGCGCGGCGGCCATCATCATCACCATCACGGCGCGCCTGCCGCGGGCCACGGCCGCGCGTTCGCCATCGCCGTGGCGCTGAACGTGGTGATCGTGATCGTGCAGGCGATCTACGGCGTGCTCGCGCAATCGACCGCACTTCTCGCCGACGCCGGCCACAATCTCTCCGACGTGCTCGGCCTGCTGCTCGCGTGGGGCGCGGCCTGGCTCGCGACGAAGCGGCCTTCGGCGCGCTTCACGTTTGGCCTGGGCAGTTCGTCGATCCTCGCGTCGCTCGCCAATGCCGCGCTGCTGCTGGTCGCGTGCGGCGCGATCCTCGCCGAAGCGCTCGGGCGCCTGCTGCATCCGGCGAGCGTGGCGGGCTTCGACGTGTTCGTGGTCGCGCTCGTCGGCATGCTGGTCAACGGCTTTTCGGCGTGGCTCTTCATGCGCGGGCAGAAGGAAGACCTCAACGTGCGCGGCGCGTTTCTGCACATGGCGGCCGACGCGGGCGTGTCGGCGGCCGTGGCCGTGAGCGGCCTCGTGATACTCGCGACGGGCGCGAGCTGGGTCGATCCTGTCATGTCGATCGCGGTCGTGCTCGTGATCCTCTACGGCACGTGGGGCTTGCTGCGCGAATCGGTGCGGCTCGCGCTGGCGGCCGTGCCGGAGAACGTCGATATCGTCGAAGTGCGCGCGTTTTTGTCGCGTCAGGAAGGCGTGGTGGACGTGCACGACCTGCACGTGTGGGCGCTGTCGACCACGGGCTGCGCGCTCACCGCGCATCTGGTGATGCCGGCCGGCCATCCCGGCGACGCCGCGCTCGACGCCATGGTCGCGTCGCTCGGCACGCGCTTCGGCATGCGTCACGTCACGTTGCAGGTCGATCTCGGCACCACCGTGCATCGCTGCGCGCTGGAGACGCCGGTCGCCGCGAATCCCGCGCCGCATGGGCATTGA
- the tcuC gene encoding MFS transporter, whose product MSTASHASPSESKFRTVFRVTSGNFLEMYDFMVYGYYASAIARTYFPSNNAFASLMLSLSVFGAGFLVRPLGAIILGAYIDHHGRRKGLILTLGLMALGTLTVAVVPGYATIGFLAPAIVLLGRLLQGFSAGVELGGVSVYLSEIATKGNKGFYVSWQSGSQQVAVVFAALLGVLLHRLLPLEEMTAWGWRVPFIIGCLIVPFLFLIRRSLQETEEFANKKHRPSISEIMASMVQNWGVVIAGMGMVIMTTVSFYMITAYTPTFGKEVLKLGELDTLVVTVCIGLSNLFWLPVSGAISDRIGRRPVLIVFTVLTILTAYPAVQWLVAEPSFGRLLIVELWLSFLYGCYNGAMVVALTEVMPADVRTAGFSLAYSLATTIGGFTPAISTYLIHMSGNKAAPGAWMGVAGVCGLIATLVLYRTAEARNQYKTA is encoded by the coding sequence ATGTCTACCGCGTCCCACGCATCCCCCAGCGAATCGAAATTCCGGACCGTTTTCCGCGTCACCAGCGGCAACTTCCTGGAAATGTACGATTTCATGGTCTACGGCTATTACGCTTCGGCGATCGCCCGGACCTATTTCCCGAGCAATAACGCGTTCGCTTCGCTGATGCTGTCGCTCTCCGTGTTCGGCGCCGGCTTCCTCGTGCGACCGCTCGGCGCCATCATCCTCGGCGCGTACATCGACCATCACGGCCGCCGCAAAGGCCTGATCCTCACGCTCGGCCTCATGGCGCTCGGCACGCTCACCGTGGCCGTCGTGCCGGGGTACGCGACCATCGGCTTCCTCGCGCCCGCCATCGTGCTGCTCGGCCGCCTGCTGCAAGGCTTCTCCGCCGGCGTGGAGCTGGGCGGCGTCTCGGTGTATCTGTCCGAAATCGCGACCAAGGGCAACAAGGGCTTCTACGTTTCGTGGCAGTCGGGCAGCCAGCAGGTGGCCGTGGTGTTCGCGGCGCTGCTCGGCGTGCTGCTGCATCGCCTCCTGCCGCTCGAGGAAATGACGGCCTGGGGCTGGCGCGTGCCGTTCATCATCGGCTGTCTGATCGTGCCGTTCCTGTTCCTGATTCGCCGCTCGCTGCAGGAAACCGAGGAATTCGCGAACAAGAAGCATCGTCCGTCGATCAGCGAAATCATGGCGTCGATGGTGCAGAACTGGGGCGTCGTGATCGCCGGCATGGGCATGGTCATCATGACCACGGTCTCGTTCTACATGATCACGGCCTACACGCCGACTTTCGGCAAGGAAGTGCTCAAGCTCGGCGAACTCGACACGCTCGTCGTCACCGTTTGTATCGGTCTGTCGAATCTGTTCTGGCTGCCGGTTTCGGGCGCGATCTCGGATCGCATCGGCCGTCGTCCGGTGCTGATTGTCTTCACGGTGCTCACGATCCTCACGGCCTATCCGGCGGTGCAGTGGCTCGTGGCCGAGCCGTCGTTCGGGCGTCTGTTGATCGTGGAACTGTGGCTCTCGTTCCTGTACGGCTGCTACAACGGCGCGATGGTCGTGGCGCTCACCGAAGTCATGCCTGCCGACGTGCGCACGGCGGGCTTCTCGCTGGCCTACAGTCTCGCGACCACGATCGGCGGCTTCACGCCCGCGATCTCGACCTACCTCATCCACATGAGCGGCAACAAGGCCGCGCCGGGTGCGTGGATGGGCGTGGCGGGCGTGTGCGGGCTGATCGCGACACTCGTGCTCTATCGCACGGCCGAAGCGCGCAATCAGTACAAGACGGCTTGA
- a CDS encoding GNAT family N-acetyltransferase — protein MNHALSLRPAAPADAPLLAAMHAASWQATYRSLLPADYLEREVGAERAAYWRARMEAPGGERRLVLIAQLDDGTPVGFVCVERQPGSPWGVLLDNLHALPGHQGMGVGKRLMQAAQDWARAQGEAQLYLYVLDGNTPAIAFYERQGWTYSGSEPDRMGGVDITALRYVYRLDAV, from the coding sequence ATGAATCACGCTCTCTCGCTGCGCCCCGCCGCTCCCGCCGACGCCCCGCTGCTCGCCGCCATGCACGCCGCGAGCTGGCAGGCGACCTACCGGTCGCTGCTGCCGGCGGACTATCTCGAGCGTGAAGTCGGCGCCGAGCGCGCGGCGTACTGGCGCGCGCGCATGGAAGCGCCGGGCGGCGAGCGCCGGCTCGTGCTGATCGCCCAACTCGACGACGGTACGCCGGTGGGTTTCGTCTGCGTCGAGCGCCAGCCCGGCTCGCCATGGGGCGTGCTGCTCGACAATCTGCACGCGCTGCCGGGCCATCAGGGCATGGGCGTCGGCAAGCGTCTCATGCAGGCGGCGCAGGACTGGGCGCGCGCGCAAGGCGAAGCGCAGCTCTATCTCTACGTGCTCGACGGCAATACGCCCGCGATCGCGTTCTACGAGCGCCAGGGCTGGACCTACTCGGGCTCGGAGCCGGACCGCATGGGCGGCGTCGATATTACGGCGCTGCGCTACGTCTACCGGCTCGACGCGGTATGA
- a CDS encoding tetratricopeptide repeat protein: MEPVFVRAYAAHRDGRLDDAERGYRATLDVDPVHVDALHLLGVLRHQQGQHAEAADLVRRAVALRPDDAALQLNLGNTLKALGQLEGAIERFRNALTLSPAFALAHYNLGNAYATIGRHEDAMYAFGHAVRLQPGDASSHNNLGNALHALGRHAEAAEAFRRALKIRPGHAGAHNNLGMSLNALGDSAGAVEQFQKALRLEPRFVAAHFNLANTLDATGYHGNAVHGFEAALALQPRFVPALFGLGNALAALGRHDEAIAPYERAIGADPKFALAWLALGTAHHALGRHAAALRAFDEALRVRPDLAAAHLNRALTWLTLGDFRRGLPEYEWRLDPAAREFAHANAPSGAGYAPGAVSAANPSRQPPRWHGEALNGRTLLIQAEQGFGDTLQFVRFVPLVAAAREGNANSRIVLEVQAALIPLIAPAAEAWRVTLVAQGALPRPVADLHCPLLSLPLALGTQANDLPARTPYLEASAAYRRKWRGSLGGQARRKIGLAWSGRQQKHENRSIPLAALEPLFALEGIDWIVLQPALSDAEHAALDAHPRSRSIHRLGAKLEDFADTAAVIERLDGVVSIDTSIGHLAGALGAKLWLMLPFAADWRWFAHTSDSPWYPRARLVRQPHPHAWDDVVATVARELREA; encoded by the coding sequence ATGGAACCCGTATTTGTCCGCGCGTACGCCGCACATCGCGACGGCCGGCTCGACGACGCCGAGCGCGGCTATCGCGCGACGCTCGACGTCGACCCCGTGCACGTCGATGCGCTGCATCTGCTCGGCGTGCTGCGCCATCAGCAAGGCCAGCACGCGGAAGCCGCGGACCTCGTGCGCCGCGCCGTCGCGCTGCGCCCCGACGACGCCGCGCTCCAGCTGAACCTCGGCAACACGCTCAAGGCGCTCGGCCAGCTCGAGGGCGCGATCGAGCGTTTTCGCAACGCGCTCACGCTCTCGCCCGCCTTCGCGCTCGCGCACTACAACCTCGGCAACGCCTACGCGACCATCGGCCGCCACGAAGACGCCATGTACGCGTTCGGCCACGCCGTGCGCCTGCAACCCGGCGACGCCTCGTCGCACAACAACCTCGGCAACGCCCTGCACGCGCTCGGCCGCCATGCCGAAGCCGCCGAAGCGTTCCGCCGCGCGCTCAAGATCCGCCCCGGCCACGCGGGCGCGCACAACAACCTCGGCATGTCGCTCAACGCGCTCGGCGACAGCGCGGGCGCCGTCGAGCAGTTCCAGAAGGCGCTGCGTCTCGAGCCGCGCTTCGTCGCCGCGCACTTCAATCTCGCGAACACGCTCGACGCGACCGGCTATCACGGCAACGCCGTGCACGGTTTCGAAGCCGCGCTCGCGCTGCAGCCACGCTTCGTGCCGGCGCTGTTCGGCCTCGGCAACGCGCTCGCCGCGCTCGGCCGTCACGACGAAGCCATCGCGCCCTATGAACGCGCGATCGGCGCCGACCCGAAATTCGCGCTCGCGTGGCTTGCGCTCGGCACGGCGCATCACGCGCTCGGCCGCCATGCGGCCGCGCTGCGCGCCTTCGACGAAGCGCTGCGCGTGCGCCCCGACCTCGCCGCCGCGCATTTGAACCGCGCGCTCACGTGGCTCACGCTCGGCGACTTCCGGCGCGGGCTGCCCGAATACGAATGGCGGCTCGACCCGGCCGCGCGCGAGTTCGCGCACGCCAACGCGCCGAGCGGCGCGGGCTATGCGCCGGGTGCCGTGTCCGCCGCGAACCCGAGCCGCCAGCCGCCGCGCTGGCACGGCGAGGCGCTCAACGGCCGCACGCTGCTGATCCAGGCCGAGCAAGGTTTCGGCGACACGCTCCAGTTCGTGCGCTTCGTGCCGCTCGTCGCGGCGGCGCGCGAGGGCAACGCCAACTCGCGCATCGTGCTGGAAGTGCAGGCCGCGCTGATTCCGCTGATCGCCCCGGCGGCCGAGGCGTGGCGCGTCACGCTGGTCGCGCAGGGCGCGCTGCCGCGTCCTGTCGCCGACCTGCATTGCCCGCTGCTGTCGCTGCCGCTCGCGCTCGGCACGCAGGCGAACGATCTGCCCGCGCGCACGCCGTATCTCGAGGCGAGCGCCGCTTATCGCCGTAAATGGCGCGGCTCGCTCGGCGGCCAGGCGCGTCGCAAGATCGGCCTCGCGTGGTCGGGCCGCCAGCAGAAGCACGAGAATCGTTCGATACCGCTCGCCGCGCTCGAACCGCTGTTCGCGCTCGAAGGCATCGACTGGATCGTGCTGCAACCCGCCCTGAGCGACGCGGAACACGCCGCGCTCGACGCCCACCCGCGCTCGCGCTCGATTCACCGGCTGGGCGCGAAGCTCGAAGATTTCGCCGATACGGCCGCCGTGATCGAACGTCTGGACGGCGTGGTGTCCATCGACACCTCCATCGGTCACCTCGCGGGCGCGCTGGGCGCGAAGCTCTGGCTCATGCTGCCGTTCGCCGCCGACTGGCGCTGGTTCGCGCACACGAGCGACAGCCCGTGGTACCCGCGCGCGCGGCTCGTGCGCCAGCCGCATCCACATGCGTGGGACGACGTGGTCGCCACGGTCGCGCGCGAATTGCGCGAGGCCTGA
- a CDS encoding DUF2968 domain-containing protein, with translation MKQSNPLRRAVLSAAVLVLVQGSVAWAGMPVEAAQDRAPVAGSRPSLGSLTPQPASAVPSAPSPGEQAQSSAQGDVATLMQLIHDAQLVELRTTYNASYGASLFFYPPEMTYYVVLFQDKHFWRVIRSQDETRAEAIYADFARQTAQLADVEIRRTQLEAQKAFIERVIAVSEDRARRLQADLAIARTQQARVDDYQRQVQGDAQALNMQKAQAQAQLRDLERQVDVLQRATEAGLPGTRR, from the coding sequence ATGAAGCAATCAAACCCGTTGCGTCGCGCCGTGCTGAGCGCCGCGGTTCTCGTGCTCGTGCAGGGCAGCGTCGCGTGGGCAGGCATGCCGGTCGAGGCGGCGCAAGACCGCGCGCCGGTAGCGGGCAGCCGTCCGTCGCTCGGCAGTCTCACGCCGCAGCCGGCCAGCGCGGTGCCGTCGGCCCCGAGTCCCGGCGAGCAGGCGCAATCCAGCGCACAAGGCGACGTGGCCACGCTCATGCAGCTCATCCACGACGCACAACTCGTGGAACTGCGCACGACCTATAACGCGAGCTACGGCGCGAGCCTGTTTTTCTATCCGCCCGAAATGACGTATTACGTCGTGCTGTTTCAGGACAAGCACTTCTGGCGCGTGATTCGTTCGCAGGACGAAACACGCGCCGAGGCGATTTATGCCGACTTCGCGCGGCAAACGGCGCAACTCGCCGACGTCGAGATTCGCCGCACGCAGCTCGAAGCGCAGAAGGCGTTCATCGAGCGCGTGATCGCCGTGTCCGAAGACCGCGCGCGGCGCCTGCAGGCCGACCTCGCCATTGCGCGTACGCAGCAGGCGCGTGTCGACGACTATCAACGTCAGGTACAAGGCGACGCCCAGGCGCTCAACATGCAGAAGGCGCAAGCGCAGGCGCAACTGCGCGATCTCGAGCGTCAGGTGGACGTGTTGCAGCGTGCGACCGAGGCGGGCTTGCCGGGAACGCGCCGCTAG
- a CDS encoding gamma-glutamyl-gamma-aminobutyrate hydrolase family protein, with amino-acid sequence MSDNKTEHPDHPEGSNGQAGNANRPADTAATPSSPSSSHDSSPAGSSSTASTGSAAASTSSAAPAQPGAATPASEAAQRASTDSPASASTVTPGEGAAAGSAGASQAPREPGVQQGAPSAANPAANPAASAPRAAPSAAPNIPIETTADAGQRAPAPTAQPAPPGTDEADSTAAVETAEAAAARPGAAPAGFGQAPDFTAQNPPPPGSIPTEPPRYLRPSDSAWSVFGRIVAARARQLFDRAGQRITQRTLRIGVSARIFHPEPGAQGLRGKTLQYLEESIAHWVMSRDVIVFMIPTVGHQGMLHPSNIRLRDYAKHLDGLLLQGGADVSPQTYAEVSPRPEWPGDRVRDMYELELLHEFVESGKPVLGVCRGCQLINVAFGGTLYQDIASDVPTAGVHVSEHYDQHRHSISFPEGSTFASMFPGQRQAIVNSIHHQAVRSLGRDLTVEAVSAGDGLIEAVRYRRAPFVVGVQWHPEFHRAGGPELLDCTPLLDTFLRSARETRF; translated from the coding sequence ATGAGCGATAACAAGACCGAACATCCCGATCATCCCGAAGGTTCCAACGGCCAGGCGGGCAACGCCAACCGTCCCGCCGATACGGCTGCCACGCCTTCGTCTCCTTCTTCTTCGCACGATTCTTCGCCCGCCGGTTCGTCCTCCACGGCTTCAACCGGCTCCGCGGCTGCCTCGACTTCCTCCGCTGCGCCCGCTCAGCCCGGTGCCGCTACGCCTGCCAGCGAGGCGGCGCAGCGCGCTTCGACCGATTCGCCCGCGAGCGCTTCGACCGTGACGCCAGGCGAGGGCGCGGCCGCCGGTTCGGCGGGCGCGTCTCAGGCGCCGCGCGAGCCTGGCGTGCAGCAGGGCGCGCCTTCGGCAGCAAACCCGGCAGCAAACCCGGCCGCGTCCGCGCCGCGCGCAGCGCCTTCGGCGGCGCCGAATATCCCGATCGAGACCACTGCCGATGCGGGCCAGCGCGCGCCCGCGCCCACGGCGCAGCCCGCGCCGCCCGGCACGGACGAGGCCGACAGCACCGCTGCCGTGGAAACGGCGGAAGCCGCGGCCGCGCGACCGGGCGCGGCACCCGCCGGTTTCGGCCAGGCGCCTGACTTCACGGCGCAGAATCCGCCGCCGCCCGGTTCGATTCCCACCGAGCCGCCGCGCTACCTGCGCCCGAGCGATTCGGCGTGGTCGGTGTTCGGCCGTATCGTCGCGGCGCGCGCGCGCCAACTGTTCGACCGCGCGGGACAACGCATCACGCAACGCACGCTGCGCATTGGCGTGTCGGCGCGCATCTTCCACCCGGAGCCGGGCGCGCAAGGTCTGCGCGGCAAGACGCTGCAATACCTCGAAGAGTCGATTGCGCACTGGGTGATGTCGCGCGACGTCATCGTGTTCATGATCCCGACGGTCGGCCACCAGGGCATGCTGCACCCGAGCAACATCCGCCTGCGCGACTACGCCAAGCATCTGGACGGCCTGTTGCTGCAAGGCGGCGCCGACGTCTCGCCGCAAACTTACGCGGAAGTCTCGCCGCGCCCCGAATGGCCGGGCGACCGCGTGCGCGACATGTACGAACTCGAGTTGCTGCACGAGTTCGTCGAGTCGGGTAAGCCGGTGCTGGGCGTATGCCGCGGCTGCCAGCTCATCAACGTGGCGTTCGGCGGCACGCTGTATCAGGACATTGCCAGCGACGTGCCGACGGCCGGCGTGCACGTGAGCGAGCACTACGACCAGCATCGCCATTCGATCAGCTTCCCGGAAGGCTCCACATTCGCCAGCATGTTCCCCGGCCAGCGTCAGGCGATCGTCAACTCGATTCACCATCAGGCCGTGAGGAGCCTCGGCCGCGACCTGACCGTGGAAGCCGTTTCGGCCGGCGATGGTCTGATCGAAGCGGTGCGATACCGCCGCGCGCCGTTCGTGGTGGGTGTGCAGTGGCACCCGGAGTTTCATCGCGCGGGCGGCCCCGAACTGCTCGACTGTACGCCGCTGCTCGACACGTTTTTGCGCTCGGCGCGCGAGACGCGTTTCTGA